The following DNA comes from Mesoplasma sp. JKS002658.
AACAACCAGTACTTTATTAACAGTTTAGACATTAAACAACTACTAACCACACTACTGCCTTCAACCAATTCTGAGAGTCAAGTTTTAAAGGATGGCGTACCTGTCAGTGTTTTAGAACTCTTGTTATACACTATTGTTGATGGTGGCAAAGAATTAACTAACACAGATTTAGCACAAGATTATGCTTTATTAAAAAAATATCAAGTAACTAGAATTACGCAAACAGGATCAGTTAATGTGCCGATTTTTACCACCAGCGGCACTAGTGTCAAACTTAATACAAACTTACTAAATGCCTTATTAGGATTAGAAACCACTACTCAACCTAATTACTTTTATAAAGAAACCTTGTACTATGCTTTTGCACGATTTTATGGTCATTACTATGATAATGCTGATTCAAGTTACAATTCGTGGTTCGAAAATACCAACGGTAATGTTGCTCAAATGCGAGCTTTACCAACAAAAGTACTTGAACTTGCCAAAAAATTTTCCGCTTTTGCTAACCAATCAATTGATCAATTAATTACTGATCGTTATCAAAAATACTTATTAAGAGGAAACTTTGGTTTGGACCAAGTAAAAAGTACGAACTTAGACAGTAAAAAAGGTTATGGAACAATGCAAACGCTAACTTATCGTTTAAGTTATAAAAATCCTGATGACCACAAGGTTTATTATTATCAAGTAAAGTGAACTCGTCCAGCCTTTTTAGATCCAAATTCAGGAGGAACTGGATTAGATGGAATTGGTTGACGATTGGTTGAACTTAATCGTCAAGACTAAAAAACACCCAATAAGATTATTTCTTGGGTGTTTTTTTAAAGCTTTCATAAATTTCGTTAAGTTTTTTCTCATAAGCGCTGTGTAATTTTGGTTGATAGTAATGAACATCTTTTAGCTCATCTGGTAAATATTGTTGTTCCACCCAATCATTGGGATAATTATGAGCATACTTATAACCAACTCCCCGGTTAAGTTTTTTTGCCGAAGAATAGTGACTATCCTTTAAGTGGGCAGGAATATCATAAACTTTTCCTTGACCAACATCATTTAAAGCATTTTGGGTAGCTAAATAAGCGGAGTTAGACTTGATACTTAAAGCCATCTCACAAATAACCAAACCCAAGGGAATTACTCCTTCTGGCATTCCCACATTTCTAAAGACTTGACACGCAGTAAAGACATGGACAGGAATCACAGGATTAGCTAAACCAATATCCTCATAAGCAATAATTAACATTCGTCGCATTAAAGCTTCATATTCTCCTAAACTAAGCATTCGAGCAAAGTAATATAAAGCAGCATCAACATCACTACCACGAATTGATTTTTGCAACGCTGATTTCAAATCGTGGAAAGTATCACCATATTTTCCTCCTTGTTGAACACCCTTATGATCAAAAACTTTACTGATTAAAGGAGTGTTGATGACTTCACCAGGATAAAGGTTTATCAAAAGTTCAAGTTTATTAATCGCCACTCGCAAATCACCATTAGCAAGTTCGCATAAATACATTAAAGCTTCATCATCAATTAAAAGTTCAAGTTCATGATGTGTAAGTTTTTGTTTAAAGAAAGTAAACATATCTTGAGCCGAAATTGGTTTTAACTCTAAAATCGTTGCACGTGACCTTAGGGCAGGATTAATCACAAAATAAGGATTTTCAGTTGTTGTAAAATAAACAAAAACTAAACCTTTTTCCATATATTCTAAAAGAATATCTTGTTTGTTCTGATTCATTCTTTGCACTTCATCAATGATCAGGGTAATCGGTTGTTCAACAGTTGCTTTTTTAAGAATTTTATCTAAGTTTTCTTTTTTCTCGACACTAGCATTAAAGTAATGCACTTCTTGGTGTAAATCTGTTCCCAGAGCATAAGCAAACGTGGTTTTACCAACTCCTGGAGGACCATAAAAAATCAAGTTACAAGCAAACTGCTTTTCAACCATTTTATTAACCAAACCTTCTGATTGGAGTAACTGACTTTGACCCACAATGTTTTTAATTGTTGTTGGTCGCAAAATTTCAGCTAATGGTTTCATTATTTTTCTCCTTTTTCTCATAAAAAAAGCTAGTCAAGAACTAGCTATTTAGTCTTATTGACCAGCAAAAATTGCCTGATAAACTTCTTCATATTCTTTAACAGGGGTGATCTTTAAAACCTTTTTAACTTCTTCAGGAATGTCGTCTAAATCTTTTAAGTTTTCTGCAGGAATCAAGATTTGGTTTAATCCTGAACGAGCTGCAGAAATTGATTTTTCTCTTAATCCTCCAATTGGTAAAATGTGACCACGAAGAGTAATTTCACCAGTCATTCCAACATTTTCAGAAACTGATTTTCCACTTAAAGCACTAATGATTGCTGTAGTTAAAGCCGATCCAGCACTAGGTCCATCTTTTGGAACTGCTCCTTCAGGAACATGGATGTGAATATCGTTGTTTTCAAAGATTTCTTTATCAATTCCAAACTTTTGATAATTTGAACGAACATAATCATAAGCAATCGCTGCTGATTCTTTCATCACATCACCAAGTTTTCCAGTTAAAACTAAACTACCTTTACCAGGGAAGTAATTTACTTCGATTGGTAAAATATCTCCCCCATACTGGGTATAAGCCAAACCAGTAACTACTCCCACTTGTGCTGATTCTTGTTTCTTGGTAAAGTCAAAAATTCTTTTACCAAGATATTCATTCACAATTTCAGGAGTCACCTCTAATTGAGTTAACTCTTCGTTCAACTCTTTAACGATGAACTTTCTAGCAATTGTACTTAGGTAACGTTCAACTTGACGTACTCCTGCTTCACGAGTGTAATACTTAATAATTTCTTCTAATGCCAAGGCTGTAAAGGTTAAGGTTTTTACATCTAAGTTGTATTCTTTTAACACTTTAGGAATTAAATATTCCTTAGCAATTTTCAATTTTTCAATTTCTGTATAACTAGAAAGGTTGATAATTTCCATACGGTCATATAATGCTTCGGGAATATCTTGAGGATAGTTAGCAGTAGCAATGAACAACACGTCACCTAAATCATAAGGTTCTTCAATGTAGTTATCAGAAAACTCTTGGTTTTGTTCAGGATCTAATACTTCTAACATTGCACTAGCAGGA
Coding sequences within:
- a CDS encoding replication-associated recombination protein A is translated as MKPLAEILRPTTIKNIVGQSQLLQSEGLVNKMVEKQFACNLIFYGPPGVGKTTFAYALGTDLHQEVHYFNASVEKKENLDKILKKATVEQPITLIIDEVQRMNQNKQDILLEYMEKGLVFVYFTTTENPYFVINPALRSRATILELKPISAQDMFTFFKQKLTHHELELLIDDEALMYLCELANGDLRVAINKLELLINLYPGEVINTPLISKVFDHKGVQQGGKYGDTFHDLKSALQKSIRGSDVDAALYYFARMLSLGEYEALMRRMLIIAYEDIGLANPVIPVHVFTACQVFRNVGMPEGVIPLGLVICEMALSIKSNSAYLATQNALNDVGQGKVYDIPAHLKDSHYSSAKKLNRGVGYKYAHNYPNDWVEQQYLPDELKDVHYYQPKLHSAYEKKLNEIYESFKKTPKK